In the Pseudomonas sp. DTU_2021_1001937_2_SI_NGA_ILE_001 genome, one interval contains:
- the acnD gene encoding Fe/S-dependent 2-methylisocitrate dehydratase AcnD, whose translation MNVQYRKALPGTGLDYFDAREAVEAITPGAWAGLPYTSRVLAENLVRRCAPETLQASLRQLIERRRELDFPWFPARVVCHDILGQTALVDLAGLRDAIAAQGGDPAQVNPVVPVQLIVDHSLAVECGGDDPQAFEKNRAIEDRRNEDRFHFIDWTRKAFKNVEVIPPGNGIMHQINLEKMSPVVQVRDGVAFPDTLVGTDSHTPHVDALGVIAIGVGGLEAENVMLGRASWMRLPDIVGVELSGRVGPGITATDVVLALTEFLRQQKVVGAYLEFYGRGAASLTLGDRATISNMAPEYGATAAMFAIDEQTLDYLRLTGREEQQVQLVEHYAKTAGLWSASLAEVQYERVLHFDLSTVVRNMAGPSNPHARVATSDLAARGIAGAWQEVPGQMPDGAVIIAAITSCTNTSNPRNVIAAGLLARNANRLGLTRKPWVKSSLAPGSKAVALYLEEAGLDTELERLGFGVVAFACTTCNGMSGALDPKIQQEIIDRDLYATAVLSGNRNFDGRIHPYARQAFLASPPLVVAYAIAGTIRFDIEKDVLGVVDGREIRLKDIWPSDEEIDAVVRAAVKPEQFRKVYIPMFAIEAEHAQVAPLYEWRPQSTYIRRPPYWEGALAGERTLKGMRPLAVLPDNITTDHLSPSNAILASSAAGEYLAKMGLPEEDFNSYATHRGDHLTAQRATFANPQLVNEMAVVDGQVKKGSLTRIEPEGQVTRMWEAIETYMARKQPLIIVAGADYGQGSSRDWAAKGVRLAGVEAIVAEGFERIHRTNLVGMGVLPLEFLPGTSRLTLGLDGSEVFDVIGERTPRATLTLVITRRNGERMEVPVTCRLDTAEESSIYEAGGVLQRFAQDFLAGDVA comes from the coding sequence ATGAATGTTCAATACCGCAAAGCGCTGCCCGGCACCGGGCTGGATTATTTCGATGCCCGCGAGGCGGTGGAAGCCATTACTCCCGGTGCCTGGGCAGGGCTGCCTTATACCTCTCGCGTGCTGGCCGAGAATCTGGTGCGCCGCTGTGCGCCCGAGACCCTGCAGGCCTCTTTGCGCCAGTTGATCGAACGGCGCCGCGAGCTGGACTTTCCGTGGTTTCCGGCGCGGGTGGTGTGCCACGACATTCTTGGCCAGACCGCGCTGGTCGACCTGGCCGGCCTGCGCGACGCCATCGCCGCCCAGGGGGGCGACCCGGCGCAGGTCAACCCGGTGGTGCCGGTGCAATTGATTGTCGACCACTCCCTGGCAGTGGAGTGCGGTGGTGACGATCCGCAGGCCTTCGAGAAGAACCGCGCCATCGAAGACCGCCGCAACGAAGACCGTTTCCATTTCATCGACTGGACCCGCAAGGCGTTCAAGAACGTTGAGGTGATCCCGCCGGGCAACGGCATCATGCACCAGATCAACCTGGAGAAGATGTCGCCGGTGGTGCAGGTGCGTGACGGCGTGGCCTTTCCCGATACCCTGGTGGGCACCGACAGCCACACCCCGCATGTCGACGCCCTGGGGGTGATCGCCATCGGTGTCGGTGGGCTGGAGGCCGAGAACGTGATGCTGGGCCGCGCCTCGTGGATGCGCCTGCCGGATATCGTCGGGGTGGAGCTGAGCGGACGGGTCGGGCCGGGCATCACCGCCACCGATGTGGTGCTGGCGCTCACCGAGTTTCTGCGCCAGCAGAAGGTCGTGGGGGCCTACCTGGAGTTTTATGGCCGTGGCGCGGCGAGCCTCACCCTGGGCGACCGTGCGACGATTTCCAACATGGCGCCGGAGTATGGGGCCACGGCGGCGATGTTCGCCATCGACGAACAGACCCTGGACTACCTGCGCCTGACCGGGCGTGAGGAGCAGCAGGTGCAGCTGGTCGAGCACTACGCGAAAACCGCCGGCCTGTGGTCGGCGAGCCTGGCCGAGGTGCAGTATGAGCGTGTGCTGCATTTCGACCTGTCCACCGTAGTGCGCAACATGGCTGGCCCGTCCAACCCGCATGCCCGGGTGGCGACCAGCGACCTGGCGGCGCGGGGCATCGCCGGGGCGTGGCAGGAGGTGCCGGGACAGATGCCCGATGGCGCGGTGATCATCGCCGCGATCACCAGTTGCACCAATACCAGCAACCCGCGCAACGTGATCGCTGCCGGCCTGCTGGCCCGCAACGCCAATCGCCTGGGGCTGACCCGTAAACCGTGGGTCAAGTCATCGTTGGCGCCGGGTTCCAAGGCGGTGGCCCTGTACCTGGAAGAAGCCGGCCTGGATACCGAACTGGAACGCCTGGGCTTCGGCGTCGTGGCCTTCGCCTGTACCACCTGCAACGGCATGTCCGGCGCCCTGGACCCGAAGATCCAGCAGGAAATCATCGACCGCGACCTGTATGCCACGGCGGTGCTCTCCGGCAACCGCAACTTCGACGGACGTATTCACCCCTACGCGCGCCAGGCGTTCCTGGCCTCGCCGCCGCTGGTGGTGGCCTATGCCATTGCCGGCACCATCCGCTTCGACATCGAGAAGGACGTGCTGGGTGTGGTCGATGGTCGGGAGATTCGTCTCAAGGACATCTGGCCCAGCGATGAAGAAATCGACGCGGTGGTGCGTGCGGCGGTCAAGCCCGAGCAGTTTCGCAAGGTGTACATCCCGATGTTCGCCATCGAGGCTGAGCACGCCCAGGTGGCGCCGCTCTATGAATGGCGCCCGCAAAGCACTTACATCCGTCGCCCGCCGTACTGGGAGGGTGCCCTGGCCGGCGAACGTACGCTCAAGGGCATGCGCCCGCTGGCGGTGCTGCCCGACAACATCACCACCGATCACCTGTCACCGTCCAACGCCATTCTGGCCAGCAGTGCGGCGGGTGAATACCTGGCGAAGATGGGTCTGCCGGAAGAGGACTTCAACTCTTACGCCACGCACCGTGGCGACCACCTGACCGCACAGCGCGCCACCTTCGCCAATCCGCAACTGGTCAACGAAATGGCCGTGGTCGACGGTCAGGTGAAGAAGGGCTCCCTCACTCGTATCGAGCCGGAGGGCCAGGTGACGCGCATGTGGGAGGCGATCGAAACCTACATGGCGCGCAAGCAGCCATTGATCATCGTCGCGGGCGCCGACTACGGCCAGGGCTCGTCCCGCGACTGGGCGGCCAAGGGCGTGCGCCTGGCCGGGGTGGAGGCCATCGTTGCCGAGGGCTTCGAGCGTATTCACCGCACCAACCTAGTGGGTATGGGTGTGCTGCCGCTGGAGTTCCTGCCCGGCACCAGCCGCCTGACCCTGGGTCTCGACGGCAGTGAGGTCTTCGATGTGATCGGCGAGCGTACCCCGCGTGCGACCCTGACCCTGGTCATCACCCGGCGCAACGGCGAACGCATGGAGGTACCGGTGACCTGTCGCCTGGACACCGCCGAGGAGTCGTCCATCTACGAGGCTGGCGGTGTGCTGCAGCGCTTTGCCCAGGACTTCCTCGCCGGGGACGTGGCCTGA
- the prpC gene encoding 2-methylcitrate synthase: MAEAKVLSGAGLRGQVAGQTALSTVGQAGAGLTYRGYDVRDLAAGASFEEVAYLLLYGELPTQAQLDGYLQRLHGLRDLPEALKDVLERIPAATHPMDVMRTGASMLGTLEPEHSFDQQRDATDRLLAAFPAIMCYWYRFSHDGQRIDCRTDEPDLASHFLHLLLDKRPSELHRKVMNVSLILYAEHEFNASTFTARVCASTLSDLFSCITAAIGSLRGPLHGGANEAAMEMIQRFGSAEEARQGTLDMLTRKEKIMGFGHAIYRDSDPRNEVIKEWARQLAREVGDTVLFPVSEAIDKVMWDEKKLFPNADFYHASAYHFMGIPTPLFTPIFVCSRVTGWAAHVFEQRANNRIIRPSAEYIGVEQRAFVPIAQR, from the coding sequence ATGGCTGAAGCAAAAGTATTGAGTGGTGCCGGCCTGCGTGGCCAGGTGGCCGGCCAGACAGCACTGTCCACCGTCGGCCAGGCCGGCGCCGGGCTGACCTATCGCGGTTACGACGTACGTGACCTGGCCGCCGGTGCCAGTTTCGAAGAGGTCGCCTACCTGCTGCTGTACGGCGAGCTGCCGACCCAGGCGCAGCTGGACGGCTACCTGCAGCGTCTGCATGGTCTGCGCGATCTGCCCGAGGCGCTCAAGGATGTGCTGGAGCGCATTCCCGCCGCCACCCACCCGATGGATGTGATGCGCACCGGCGCGTCGATGCTCGGCACCCTGGAGCCGGAGCACAGCTTCGACCAGCAGCGTGACGCCACCGACCGCCTGCTGGCCGCTTTTCCGGCGATCATGTGCTACTGGTACCGCTTCAGCCACGATGGCCAACGTATCGACTGCAGGACCGACGAGCCGGATCTGGCCAGCCACTTCCTGCACCTGCTGCTAGACAAGCGCCCCAGCGAACTGCACCGCAAAGTGATGAACGTGTCGCTGATTCTCTACGCCGAGCATGAGTTCAACGCCTCCACCTTCACCGCACGGGTGTGCGCCTCGACGCTGTCGGACCTGTTCTCCTGCATCACGGCGGCGATCGGCAGTCTGCGTGGCCCGCTGCACGGCGGCGCCAACGAGGCGGCGATGGAGATGATCCAGCGCTTCGGCTCGGCCGAAGAGGCGCGCCAGGGCACCTTGGACATGCTGACGCGCAAAGAGAAGATCATGGGCTTCGGGCATGCCATCTACCGTGATTCCGACCCACGCAACGAGGTCATCAAGGAGTGGGCGCGGCAGTTGGCCCGGGAAGTGGGCGATACCGTGCTGTTCCCGGTGTCCGAGGCCATCGACAAGGTGATGTGGGACGAGAAGAAGCTGTTCCCCAACGCCGATTTCTACCACGCCTCGGCGTACCACTTCATGGGCATTCCCACGCCGCTGTTCACGCCGATCTTCGTCTGTTCGCGGGTCACCGGCTGGGCTGCGCATGTGTTCGAGCAGCGTGCCAACAACCGCATCATCCGCCCCAGCGCCGAGTACATCGGGGTGGAGCAGCGTGCCTTCGTGCCCATCGCCCAGCGCTGA